A genomic region of Persephonella marina EX-H1 contains the following coding sequences:
- the hisC gene encoding histidinol-phosphate transaminase — MINYPDFLKNIQTYKPGKPVEEVKRELGLKEVIKLASNENPFGCSLSVKRAVEREAVNINFYPDGGAYYLREALSDFHSVEPDQIIFGNGSNEIIDMIGRVFLSDGSEALAFEGSFVVYKLVTEISGGIFREIPLECDLSRDLNKIFDYITERTKVIFIDNPCNPTGFANKKEEFESFLKDLPDNILLVLDEAYFEYAKEHGVPDGINYIRRINPDIPEKNIIVLRTFSKVYGLAGLRIGYGISNREIIEVLEKVRQPFNTNHLAQVAALEALKDQDFVRFSVEMNEKGKLQIYEGLERLDVHFIPSYGNFVMFKVDDGERVYKELMKKGVIVRPAFGFDNYLRVSIGREDQNKIFLEKLGEIISKC; from the coding sequence ATGATAAATTATCCGGATTTTTTGAAGAATATCCAGACTTACAAACCCGGAAAGCCTGTAGAAGAGGTAAAAAGGGAACTTGGTCTTAAAGAGGTAATAAAGTTAGCATCAAATGAGAATCCTTTTGGTTGTTCCCTTTCTGTAAAAAGAGCTGTTGAGAGGGAGGCTGTAAATATAAATTTCTACCCTGATGGTGGGGCTTACTATCTGAGAGAGGCTTTATCAGATTTCCATTCTGTTGAACCTGATCAGATCATATTCGGTAACGGATCAAACGAGATAATAGATATGATAGGCAGGGTATTTCTTTCTGATGGTTCTGAGGCTTTAGCATTTGAAGGGAGTTTTGTTGTTTATAAACTTGTTACAGAAATATCAGGTGGGATATTCAGAGAGATACCTTTAGAGTGTGATCTTTCAAGGGATCTGAATAAGATTTTTGATTATATAACAGAGAGAACGAAGGTTATTTTTATTGATAATCCCTGTAACCCTACAGGTTTTGCAAATAAAAAAGAGGAGTTTGAAAGCTTTTTAAAGGATCTGCCTGATAATATACTCCTTGTTTTAGATGAGGCGTACTTTGAGTATGCGAAGGAACACGGCGTTCCTGACGGGATAAACTATATAAGAAGGATTAATCCTGACATACCTGAAAAAAATATAATTGTTCTGAGAACATTCTCAAAGGTTTATGGGCTTGCAGGTCTTAGAATAGGTTATGGGATATCTAACAGGGAGATTATAGAGGTTTTAGAAAAGGTAAGACAGCCTTTTAACACAAACCATCTTGCACAGGTAGCCGCTTTAGAGGCTCTTAAGGATCAGGATTTTGTCAGATTTTCCGTTGAGATGAATGAGAAGGGTAAACTCCAGATATATGAAGGACTTGAGAGATTAGATGTTCATTTTATCCCTTCTTATGGTAATTTTGTTATGTTTAAAGTTGATGATGGGGAAAGGGTTTATAAGGAACTTATGAAAAAAGGTGTTATTGTGAGACCTGCATTTGGTTTTGATAACTATCTGAGGGTATCAATAGGAAGGGAGGATCAGAATAAAATATTTTTAGAAAAACTTGGAGAGATCATATCAAAATGTTAG
- the glp gene encoding molybdopterin molybdotransferase MoeA: MIRFDEAMDIIIENTKILQKEKVFLPDALGRVLAEDIYADRDNPPADNSGMDGFAVRYEDIKGASEDSPAVLKIVAESKAGGELVKVEKGTAAYIYTGGLIPEGADTVVQKELTKVEDDKVFIFQELPEGSNIRPQGGDYRKGDLLIKSGKKIRSAELGILSSVNKPTVYVYREPVVGILTTGDEILDLGEPVTKLSQIRTSNTYSLYGQIKSMGAKPVILGFAKDDPEDIKEKLSYAESCDILLTTGGISVGEYDLVKDFVTDVLGVEILFWKVAQKPGKPVAFGVWGDKKEKLFFGIPGNPVAAMTVVETMVKPAVRKMRGESYIFDPVVKAKLSGGYKRKKAERLEFIKVSLELTDEGFVARAYKKQGSNILTSMLYADGFGLVDIGVKEIKDGEMIDVIVFDTDFMRKR; the protein is encoded by the coding sequence ATGATCAGATTTGATGAGGCTATGGATATTATCATTGAGAATACAAAGATCCTTCAAAAGGAGAAGGTGTTCTTACCTGATGCTCTGGGAAGGGTTCTTGCTGAGGATATATATGCGGACAGGGATAACCCACCTGCAGACAACAGTGGTATGGACGGTTTTGCGGTAAGATACGAGGATATAAAAGGTGCCTCTGAGGACAGCCCGGCTGTTTTAAAGATCGTTGCAGAATCAAAGGCAGGTGGAGAGCTTGTTAAGGTTGAAAAAGGAACAGCAGCATATATATACACAGGAGGTCTTATACCTGAAGGTGCAGATACTGTTGTTCAGAAGGAATTGACAAAGGTTGAGGATGATAAGGTCTTTATATTCCAGGAGTTACCTGAAGGATCAAATATAAGACCTCAGGGCGGTGACTACAGGAAAGGTGATCTTCTCATAAAGTCAGGTAAAAAGATAAGATCTGCTGAGCTTGGGATACTTTCTTCCGTTAATAAGCCTACTGTTTATGTCTATAGAGAGCCTGTTGTTGGAATACTTACAACCGGAGATGAGATACTGGATCTTGGAGAGCCTGTTACAAAGCTTTCACAGATAAGAACATCAAACACATACTCTCTTTACGGACAGATAAAAAGTATGGGTGCAAAACCTGTAATACTTGGCTTTGCAAAGGATGATCCTGAGGATATTAAAGAAAAGCTCTCCTATGCTGAGAGCTGTGATATTCTCCTCACAACAGGTGGAATATCTGTAGGTGAGTATGATCTTGTTAAGGATTTTGTGACTGATGTTTTAGGTGTTGAGATTCTTTTCTGGAAGGTTGCACAGAAGCCAGGAAAACCTGTTGCTTTTGGTGTCTGGGGTGATAAAAAAGAGAAGCTGTTCTTTGGTATACCTGGTAATCCTGTTGCTGCAATGACTGTAGTTGAGACTATGGTTAAGCCTGCTGTAAGGAAGATGAGAGGTGAGAGCTATATATTTGATCCTGTTGTAAAAGCGAAACTTTCAGGAGGATATAAAAGAAAAAAGGCCGAGAGGCTTGAGTTCATAAAGGTATCACTTGAGCTTACAGATGAAGGTTTCGTGGCGAGGGCATACAAAAAGCAGGGCTCAAACATACTGACAAGTATGCTCTATGCAGATGGTTTTGGTCTTGTTGATATTGGTGTTAAGGAGATAAAGGATGGGGAGATGATAGATGTTATTGTTTTTGATACTGATTTTATGAGGAAGAGATGA
- the carB gene encoding carbamoyl-phosphate synthase large subunit codes for MKKGKIIILGSGPNRIGQGIEFDYACVHCVWALKEEGYEAIMVNCNPETVSTDYDTSDKLFFEPIVYEDVINIIESEKPVGVVVQFGGQTPLKLAVPLQNAGVNILGTSPDSIDIAEDRERFRNLVIKLGLKQPESGIARSKEEAIIISEKIGYPVLVRPSYVLGGRAMRLVYDTPELLNYIEEAVYVTEDKPLLIDRFLEDAIELDVDAVSDGDDVLVGAIMEHIEEAGIHSGDSATCIPPYTLSDQIMYEVKRQTRMLAKALNVKGLMNVQFAVKDDEVYIIEVNPRASRTVPFVSKAIGYPLAKIASKVIVGRKLKDILPDVFDIKETHPATDFQPKEFKRYSIKEVVFPWNRFPEVDPLLGPEMKSTGEVMGIDEDFGLAYYKAQAATGSVLPTEGNIFISVADRDKPQIVELARGLIDLGFNIFATKGTHSFLKEHGIDSFLVNKLSEERPNIVDRIRNGEIKMIINTPSGKRERSDAYYIRRAAVEHKIPYFTTVRAAYASLEAIRSFRDKELSVKPLQEMFQE; via the coding sequence GTGAAAAAAGGGAAAATTATAATTCTTGGTAGTGGTCCAAACAGGATAGGACAGGGGATAGAGTTTGATTATGCCTGTGTTCACTGTGTATGGGCCTTAAAAGAAGAGGGTTATGAGGCAATTATGGTAAACTGTAACCCAGAAACTGTCTCAACCGATTATGACACATCAGATAAGCTTTTCTTTGAACCTATAGTTTATGAGGATGTTATAAATATAATAGAAAGTGAAAAACCTGTCGGTGTTGTAGTTCAGTTTGGAGGTCAGACACCTTTAAAACTCGCTGTTCCTCTCCAGAATGCAGGTGTTAACATACTTGGAACATCTCCAGATAGTATAGATATAGCTGAAGACAGGGAAAGGTTCAGAAATCTTGTTATAAAACTGGGACTTAAACAGCCTGAAAGCGGTATAGCAAGATCAAAGGAAGAGGCAATAATAATATCTGAGAAGATAGGATATCCTGTCCTTGTGAGACCTTCCTATGTACTCGGTGGAAGGGCTATGAGGCTTGTTTATGACACACCTGAACTGCTTAACTATATAGAAGAGGCTGTGTATGTAACTGAGGACAAACCCCTTCTTATAGATAGATTTCTTGAGGATGCTATCGAGCTTGATGTTGATGCTGTTTCCGATGGTGATGATGTCCTTGTTGGTGCTATTATGGAGCATATAGAGGAAGCAGGCATACATTCCGGTGACAGTGCAACATGCATACCTCCATACACCCTCTCAGATCAGATAATGTACGAGGTGAAAAGACAGACAAGGATGCTGGCAAAGGCTCTCAATGTTAAAGGTCTTATGAACGTTCAGTTCGCCGTTAAGGATGATGAGGTGTACATAATAGAGGTGAATCCAAGGGCCTCAAGAACTGTCCCATTTGTAAGTAAAGCTATAGGTTATCCTCTGGCAAAGATCGCTTCTAAGGTTATTGTAGGGAGAAAACTTAAGGATATACTTCCTGATGTTTTTGATATAAAAGAGACTCACCCTGCTACGGATTTTCAACCTAAGGAGTTTAAAAGGTACTCAATAAAAGAAGTTGTTTTCCCTTGGAACAGATTTCCTGAGGTTGATCCTTTACTGGGACCTGAGATGAAATCCACAGGTGAGGTTATGGGGATAGATGAGGATTTTGGACTTGCATATTACAAAGCTCAGGCAGCTACAGGTTCTGTTCTTCCTACAGAAGGGAATATCTTTATATCTGTTGCAGACAGGGATAAACCTCAGATCGTGGAGCTTGCAAGAGGTCTTATAGATCTCGGTTTTAATATATTCGCAACAAAAGGAACACACAGCTTTCTTAAAGAGCATGGTATTGATTCATTCCTTGTAAATAAGCTATCAGAGGAAAGACCTAATATCGTTGATAGAATAAGAAATGGTGAGATAAAGATGATAATAAATACACCTTCAGGGAAGAGGGAGAGATCTGACGCTTACTATATAAGAAGGGCGGCTGTTGAGCATAAGATACCTTACTTCACCACAGTCAGGGCAGCTTACGCTTCCTTAGAGGCTATAAGATCTTTTAGAGATAAAGAATTAAGTGTAAAACCATTACAGGAGATGTTTCAGGAGTGA